A stretch of DNA from Lysinibacillus sp. B2A1:
CTCAGAATCAACAGCTGGGTCACTAAGGGTGGCACTTGTTCCGCCAAGGCATATTATTGCGTTTCCTGACGATCTCTCTATCGGTCCATTGTGTCAGTTAGAAGAGAAGTTAGGGCAAGTTTCCCGTAAAGAATGGCTATTTGAAAATATTAATAATGAGCAGGATGATCATATTGAATATCATAACTTTGTAAATACTTTGCGTGAAATAGTTGATATTCCCAATCATTTTCCTATTTACATTTGGGTTGGAAACAATGCGAATGAACAGAGTCTTTTACGATTCTTTCTTTATTTATTAAGCGATAAAGCAAACGAAATTTATCTTATGCTAACATCTGAGCACAATAAATATGGTAATACAGGACAACTTTCATCGCTACAATTAAGCCAGCTCTTTATGAATAGTGAAAACAAGTCTTTAACTGTTCAGGAGAGACTATCTCTTCAAAAAGAATGGGAACATATATCACAAACGAAGAATGTATTGCGACAATGGGTAAATGGGGAAATAATAAATGTATCAGAAGATTATTTTGATGCATTTATTATAAACGTGGTCGAGAAGTTACATAGAGAACAAACTATAAAGAATTTTATTAAGACAGGAACTGTAATTACAGAACTAAAATCTCAAATGGACGAGTGTCCAAACGTCTTCTATTTAGAGTATAGAATTCGATATTTAGTTTATAATGGAGTCCTGGCATTAAAAGGCATTCCAAAATCAATGAGACATTATAGTGTCAAACTGCGCGATTAATACAAACCCCTTTTTGTCACCTGACAAAAAGAGGTTTCACTTGTGGCTAGGCAACGAAAGGTCTGTTCATACGTAATAAACCATAAATCATAAAGAATATCCCACCTGTTATAAGCGTGAGAATAATGTATAGGACAGCCTTCCCAGTTTCGCCAGACCATCTATAGAATAGACGGTAAGTGAAGTATAGAGTGAAGCCAACAGCACCAAGTGAAGCAATGATGCCGATAAATGGAATAAATGAAACAATAATTAAACCAGCATAAATTAGCGTATTTTTTAAAGCTGCAGCACGAACAGTTTCATTATCAACACCATCTGCTGTTAACAGGAAAAGGCTATAAACATTGATAAGTGGTATCCAAGCAATGTAAGCTATATCACCGAAGCCGTTTGTTTTAGAGGCCATAAAATAAATTAGTGCACTAACAACATATGCGATTAAACCTAATACAAGAGATGCAATAATAATCAACAAAAAAAATCCGCCTAACGCCGCATCATAATCATTGTAATAATAAGAATCATAGCTCATCGATCAAACCTCCCTTCAAATAAAAATACCCCCTAATCATAACAATCCTAAAATGTTAAATCCATAACAATTTATATGTAATATTTAGTGAAAATCGTATATTTGTACTAGGATAATTTCTTTAAATAAGGCTTTGATGATGTTTTTTTGAGCGGATACTGAAAAAATTGCAAAAAAAATCCTTGGAAATATTGGTATACTAGTTTTGAAGATTCATTTTTAAAAATTTCTAGATTAAAGGGGGATTGTCATGTTACTAGTTGTTATTCTATGTGTAATACTGTGCATTTATTTCATGGAAAAAAATTATCGTAAAAGTACCTATTATCAGCTGACTAAAAATCATATTTTAACAGTTAAATGGAATAAAGGAAGGTATGGTGAGTACTTAACTTCAAAAATTATTGAGAAACATGCATCGAAAAGTCATAGACAATTAGTTAATATGTATATTCCGAAAAGAAATTCGGATGAGTTAACAGAAATTGACCTTCTTTATATTGATCGAACTGGCTTATATGTATTGGAATCAAAAAATTATAGTGGTTGGATTTTCGGAAATGAAGCACATCAGCAATGGACGCAAACAATGCCGAAAAATAAGAGAAAATATAAATTTTTTAATCCAATCCGTCAAAATGCTATACATACCC
This window harbors:
- a CDS encoding NERD nuclease — protein: MLLVVILCVILCIYFMEKNYRKSTYYQLTKNHILTVKWNKGRYGEYLTSKIIEKHASKSHRQLVNMYIPKRNSDELTEIDLLYIDRTGLYVLESKNYSGWIFGNEAHQQWTQTMPKNKRKYKFFNPIRQNAIHTRAIQDFLKLPNKAIHSVIVFGESCTLKKVELTSANIHVLKREELKHFIQARQKSASPIFSKGDIQAIYNQLLPQMQISKAMKKKHIRTIQQRYGKS